The Streptomyces sp. V4I8 genome includes the window GGCGGCGTCCTGGCGGCCTACGCGGACTGGCGCTGGATCTTCCTGATCAACCTGCCCATAGGGGCGGTGGCGTTGTGGCTCATCGTGCGCCACCTGCACGAGCCGCAGCGGGACACGGACAGGGAGAGGGAAACAGGGACGGAGACGGACGCGACGGCCACGCGCGCGCGTGTCGACTGGGCGGGCGCCCTGGCGGTGTTCGCGTGCGGGGGCGTGCTGCTGACGGCGCTGGTGCAGGGCGGGGTGGCGTGGCCGTGGCTGTCCGGGCCGTCGATCGCCCTGCTCGGTACGGGACTTGCGCTGGTGGCGGTCGTGGTGGTCGTGGAGCGCCGGGCGGCCGACCCGATCATCCCCGGGTGGGTGTGGCGGCGGCGGACGATCGCCGCGGTGAACCTGGCGTTGGGCGCCCTGGGATTGCTGATGGTGGCACCTACGGTGTTCTTGCCGACGTACGCCCAGTCGGTCCTCGGCCTGGCCCCGGTGACGGCCGGATTCGTGCTGTCCGTCTGGACGTTGAGCTGGCCGGTGTCGGCGGCGTTCAGCCAGCACGTGTACCGCAGGATCGGCTTCCGCAACACGGCGATGCTGGGGATCGGGACGGCGTCGCTGATCCTGCTGGCCTTTCCGTTCCTGCCGTATCCCGGGCAGGCGTGGCAGCCGACGCTGCTGATGCTGTTGCTGGGTGCGGCGCTGGGGTTGTTCCAACTGCCGCTGATCGTGGGCGTGCAGTCGACGGTGGGGTGGTCGGAGCGCGGCACGACGACCGCGTCGGTGCTGTTCTGCCGGCAGACGGGCCAGACGATGGGCGCGGCGCTCTTCGGCGCGGTCGCCAACGGGGTGCTGGCCTCGCGGCTCGGCGGCGCGGGCGACCTGGACTCGGTGACGCGGGCACTGGGTTCGGGCGGCACGGCCCCGGAGGCCACCAGGCGGGCCATCGCCGACGCGGTGCACGCCGTCTATCTGGGGGCGTCCGGGGCGGCGGCCCTGGCCTTCC containing:
- a CDS encoding MFS transporter, producing MGSTRPAIRDTAPHTGTDKRAAVVAALMLAMALAALDATIVSTAVPQIVGDLGGFSVFSWLFSGYLLAVTVTLPVYGKLSDTFGRKPVLVAGAALFLLGSLLCALAWNMAALIAFRIVQGLGGGALQGTVQTLAADLYPLEERPRIQSKLSTVWAVSAVAGPGVGGVLAAYADWRWIFLINLPIGAVALWLIVRHLHEPQRDTDRERETGTETDATATRARVDWAGALAVFACGGVLLTALVQGGVAWPWLSGPSIALLGTGLALVAVVVVVERRAADPIIPGWVWRRRTIAAVNLALGALGLLMVAPTVFLPTYAQSVLGLAPVTAGFVLSVWTLSWPVSAAFSQHVYRRIGFRNTAMLGIGTASLILLAFPFLPYPGQAWQPTLLMLLLGAALGLFQLPLIVGVQSTVGWSERGTTTASVLFCRQTGQTMGAALFGAVANGVLASRLGGAGDLDSVTRALGSGGTAPEATRRAIADAVHAVYLGASGAAALAFLVLLLLAPRRFPVLEEN